Proteins from a genomic interval of Candidatus Methanoperedens sp.:
- a CDS encoding roadblock/LC7 domain-containing protein: MKGGKSKIYSNILQELKGVEGVKMLALASRDGFLIGEYPSEDKEMLTLMSATMLRAAEAVINKLEKVSPNCVIVDFNGGKLITAAAGSKALVSVMAAQDACLDPIISELERTAEKIKEIL; the protein is encoded by the coding sequence ATGAAAGGGGGAAAATCTAAGATATACAGCAATATCCTTCAGGAATTAAAAGGAGTGGAAGGAGTGAAAATGCTTGCTCTGGCAAGCCGCGATGGTTTTCTTATCGGCGAATATCCAAGCGAAGACAAGGAGATGTTAACTCTGATGTCAGCGACCATGTTAAGGGCTGCAGAAGCTGTTATCAATAAGCTTGAAAAAGTAAGCCCCAACTGCGTGATTGTGGATTTTAACGGAGGAAAGCTCATCACAGCAGCCGCAGGGTCAAAAGCACTTGTCTCTGTGATGGCTGCGCAGGATGCATGCCTTGACCCTATTATCAGCGAGCTTGAAAGGACAGCAGAAAAAATCAAGGAGATACTGTGA
- a CDS encoding phosphoadenosine phosphosulfate reductase family protein, whose translation MRKSNIDNNRHTSHEQKPILDSVWKVNNNHIFWCKKCNIPLMDERCGICKETGFRIELSQPGDVRFSSQHEQNIINDLMSSSFGTNPLDGKLILLNKIPGEDKTDEMLVDGLHFGILRFDMKELAFKLDLMVEGASALIQSGIRSKLIKLSSQGRHLSGKIIEGSEVLECSDDIRKGDTVLIISKNLRGFGTSLKDSEELKNPGKSLRIKKIESQKAVFLSREPMLDEILRANAPHMKRLVKDAVNTIRGIANQKEFRDSQVYVSFSGGKDSLATLDLTRSAVERPIKVFFANTGIEFPETVEFARRFCRENSIELIEVEAKEAFWENLPSFGPPAKDFRWCCKVCKLAPINTVMEECTREGRRCLTMDGKRKYESFSRARIAPKEENPFIPGQVSVFPIRNWRAIEVWLYIYYRKLEYNPLYDLGFERVGCWLCPAELSAEYYRFKELHPELFLRWNDYLLGWASEHGVSDKFIEHGFWRWKTLPPKMIRLAEELQINTKLKGKKEEFGIVVTGGVSPCKTGGYTIEGKITDLMPSEALNIANILGENVFSEDLGVLLIRKNNSNVKIFSSGHISVNAPCREEALSLFENTAKQLIRVEKCTKCGVCLKVCPVGAITLEPQLKISKECTRCGKCIESCVVAKYFDRLLPEFR comes from the coding sequence ATGAGAAAATCGAATATCGACAACAACAGACATACCAGTCACGAGCAAAAACCAATTTTAGACAGTGTATGGAAAGTGAACAACAACCACATCTTCTGGTGCAAGAAGTGCAATATCCCGTTAATGGATGAGCGGTGCGGAATTTGCAAAGAAACAGGCTTCAGAATCGAGCTTTCCCAGCCTGGAGACGTGCGATTTTCTTCTCAGCATGAACAAAACATAATCAACGACCTGATGTCAAGCTCATTTGGCACCAATCCCCTTGATGGAAAACTTATTCTTTTAAATAAAATCCCTGGCGAGGATAAGACAGATGAGATGCTCGTGGACGGGCTGCACTTCGGGATATTGAGGTTCGATATGAAAGAACTTGCCTTCAAACTCGACCTCATGGTTGAAGGAGCAAGCGCTCTCATCCAGTCAGGCATCCGCAGCAAGCTCATAAAGCTCTCCTCGCAGGGTCGCCACCTCAGCGGGAAAATCATAGAAGGAAGCGAGGTTCTTGAGTGCTCGGATGACATAAGGAAAGGAGATACAGTTCTTATAATAAGCAAAAACCTGAGGGGATTTGGCACATCATTAAAGGACAGCGAAGAGCTGAAAAACCCTGGAAAGTCGCTCAGGATAAAAAAAATCGAATCACAAAAAGCTGTCTTTCTATCCAGAGAGCCGATGCTTGATGAAATTCTCCGCGCCAATGCGCCGCACATGAAAAGGCTCGTAAAGGATGCTGTAAATACCATTCGGGGCATAGCCAACCAGAAAGAATTCAGGGATTCTCAGGTTTACGTTTCTTTCAGCGGGGGAAAGGACAGCCTTGCCACGCTTGACCTGACACGAAGCGCGGTAGAGCGTCCAATAAAAGTATTCTTTGCGAACACCGGTATCGAGTTCCCAGAAACAGTGGAGTTTGCACGAAGGTTCTGCAGGGAAAACAGTATCGAGCTTATCGAAGTGGAGGCAAAAGAAGCATTCTGGGAGAATCTCCCGAGTTTTGGTCCTCCTGCAAAGGATTTCAGGTGGTGCTGCAAGGTGTGCAAACTTGCGCCCATCAACACGGTTATGGAAGAATGCACACGCGAAGGGCGAAGGTGCTTGACCATGGATGGGAAAAGAAAATACGAGTCTTTTTCGCGTGCCCGAATCGCCCCGAAGGAAGAAAACCCCTTCATTCCAGGGCAGGTGAGCGTGTTCCCGATACGCAACTGGCGCGCCATCGAGGTGTGGCTGTATATTTATTACCGCAAACTTGAGTATAATCCACTGTACGACCTCGGTTTTGAGCGCGTTGGATGCTGGCTGTGCCCTGCCGAGCTCAGCGCAGAATATTACAGGTTTAAGGAATTACATCCAGAGCTTTTTTTGCGCTGGAACGATTATCTCCTTGGATGGGCAAGCGAGCATGGAGTTTCTGATAAATTCATAGAGCATGGCTTCTGGCGCTGGAAGACATTGCCGCCGAAAATGATTCGGCTTGCAGAGGAGCTCCAAATAAACACGAAATTAAAAGGCAAGAAAGAAGAGTTTGGTATCGTGGTAACAGGCGGAGTTTCGCCCTGCAAGACGGGCGGCTACACCATTGAAGGGAAAATTACAGACCTCATGCCCTCGGAGGCATTGAATATTGCAAATATCCTTGGCGAGAACGTGTTTTCAGAAGACCTCGGGGTATTGTTGATTAGAAAAAATAACTCAAACGTCAAGATATTCTCATCAGGGCACATCTCGGTTAATGCACCGTGCAGGGAGGAAGCTCTGTCGCTTTTCGAGAATACGGCAAAGCAGTTGATCAGGGTGGAAAAGTGCACGAAATGCGGCGTATGCCTGAAAGTATGTCCTGTGGGAGCCATAACCCTTGAGCCTCAGCTTAAAATCAGTAAAGAATGTACCCGATGCGGGAAATGTATTGAATCGTGCGTTGTTGCAAAATATTTTGACAGGCTTTTGCCGGAGTTCAGGTAG